A stretch of the Massilia sp. W12 genome encodes the following:
- a CDS encoding GNAT family N-acetyltransferase, giving the protein MPDKIEPQRIRIRRMCAADAPALAAVMEWPNAQSQTMQLPYPNLAGWQERAARNEPELSALVAEVDGNVVGHASLRLFDAPRQRHVAHLGISLADPWAGCGIGSRLMAALIEMADQWLQVLRIELTVFADNAAAVALYQKFGFEQEACLRAYAVRDGELCDCLLMARLKKGKGAPDACAA; this is encoded by the coding sequence ATGCCGGATAAAATCGAGCCGCAACGCATCCGCATCCGCCGCATGTGCGCAGCGGATGCGCCCGCCTTGGCGGCTGTCATGGAATGGCCCAATGCGCAGAGCCAAACCATGCAACTGCCTTACCCCAATCTGGCCGGCTGGCAAGAGCGGGCCGCGCGCAATGAGCCGGAATTAAGCGCGCTGGTGGCTGAAGTGGATGGCAATGTGGTGGGGCATGCGTCTTTACGCCTGTTTGATGCGCCGCGCCAGCGCCATGTGGCGCATTTGGGCATTTCCCTGGCCGATCCCTGGGCCGGTTGCGGCATCGGTTCGCGCTTGATGGCGGCCTTGATCGAAATGGCCGATCAATGGCTGCAAGTGTTGCGGATTGAATTGACAGTGTTTGCCGACAATGCCGCTGCTGTTGCGCTGTATCAGAAATTCGGCTTTGAGCAGGAAGCGTGCTTACGCGCGTATGCGGTGCGCGATGGCGAATTGTGTGATTGCCTGCTGATGGCCCGACTGAAAAAAGGGAAGGGGGCGCCAGATGCATGCGCGGCTTGA
- the purU gene encoding formyltetrahydrofolate deformylase, which translates to MQAEYILTLSCPDQRGIVHRVSGFLAEHGCNILDSAQFGDPDSKLFFMRVHFAAEDAAHDDARLRGDFAQLSASMQMQAQLHDAHRKVRLMLMVSKIGHCLNDLLFRYKSGLLPVEIPVIVSNHMDFYQLAASYNIPFYHLPLATGASEQAKAAQEARVLELAREHQIDLTVLARYMQILSPAMCDALAGRAINIHHSFLPSFKGAKPYAQAHQRGVKLIGATAHFVTSALDEGPIIEQDVERVDHSMRPEELTAIGRDVECVVLARAVKWFVEHRILLDGHKTIIFK; encoded by the coding sequence ATGCAAGCGGAATACATTCTGACCTTATCCTGCCCGGATCAGCGCGGCATCGTGCACCGCGTTTCCGGTTTTCTGGCCGAACACGGCTGCAACATCCTCGATTCCGCCCAATTCGGCGACCCCGATTCCAAACTGTTTTTCATGCGCGTGCACTTTGCCGCCGAAGACGCTGCGCATGATGATGCGCGCCTGCGGGGGGACTTTGCGCAATTGTCCGCCAGCATGCAAATGCAAGCCCAGCTGCATGACGCGCACCGCAAAGTGCGCCTGATGTTGATGGTTTCCAAGATCGGGCATTGCTTAAACGATTTGCTGTTCCGCTATAAAAGCGGCTTGCTGCCGGTGGAAATTCCGGTGATTGTCTCGAATCACATGGATTTTTACCAATTAGCGGCTTCCTACAATATCCCGTTTTACCATTTGCCGCTGGCTACCGGCGCCAGCGAACAAGCCAAAGCCGCGCAAGAGGCGCGTGTGCTGGAACTGGCGCGCGAACATCAGATTGATCTGACCGTGCTGGCGCGCTATATGCAAATTCTGTCGCCCGCCATGTGTGATGCGCTGGCCGGGCGCGCTATTAATATTCACCACTCGTTTTTGCCCAGCTTCAAAGGGGCCAAACCGTATGCCCAGGCGCATCAGCGCGGCGTGAAACTGATTGGCGCCACTGCGCATTTTGTCACCAGCGCGCTGGATGAAGGCCCGATTATCGAGCAAGACGTGGAGCGCGTGGATCACAGCATGCGCCCGGAAGAATTGACCGCCATCGGGCGCGATGTCGAATGTGTGGTGTTAGCGCGCGCCGTCAAATGGTTTGTCGAACACCGCATTTTGCTCGACGGCCACAAAACCATTATTTTCAAATAA
- a CDS encoding FAD-binding protein gives MTALVIAEHDNAAIKGSTLHTVAAAAQCGGEVHVLVAGHNAAAAAQAAAAIAGVSKVLHADAAHFEHGLAENIAAQALAVAAGYSHILAPATAYGKNILPRVAAKLDVGQISEITKVDSPDTFERPIYAGNAIATVQSSDAVKVITVRTTGFDAVAATGGAAAVESVTAVADAGTSSFVSRELAKSDRPELTAAKIIVSGGRGMGSADNFKILEPLADKLGAAMGASRAAVDAGFVPNDWQVGQTGKIVAPQLYIAVGISGAIQHLAGMKDSKTIVAINKDPEAPIFSVADYGIVGDLFEVVPQLVKELG, from the coding sequence ATGACTGCATTAGTGATTGCTGAACACGATAACGCTGCCATCAAGGGCAGCACGCTGCACACGGTTGCCGCCGCTGCGCAATGTGGCGGCGAAGTCCACGTTCTGGTCGCCGGCCACAATGCCGCCGCCGCTGCGCAAGCCGCCGCCGCGATTGCCGGCGTATCCAAGGTGTTGCACGCCGACGCCGCGCATTTTGAACACGGTCTGGCCGAAAACATCGCCGCGCAAGCGCTGGCGGTCGCCGCCGGCTACTCCCACATCCTGGCCCCGGCCACCGCTTACGGCAAAAACATTCTGCCGCGCGTTGCCGCCAAACTCGATGTTGGCCAGATTTCTGAAATCACCAAGGTTGATTCCCCCGACACTTTCGAGCGCCCGATCTACGCCGGCAATGCAATCGCCACCGTGCAATCGTCTGACGCGGTGAAAGTGATCACCGTGCGCACCACCGGCTTTGACGCCGTGGCCGCCACGGGCGGTGCGGCAGCGGTGGAAAGCGTGACCGCTGTGGCTGACGCCGGCACATCTTCCTTTGTCTCGCGCGAACTGGCCAAATCCGACCGTCCGGAGTTGACCGCCGCCAAGATCATTGTGTCCGGTGGCCGTGGCATGGGTTCGGCTGACAACTTCAAGATTCTGGAGCCGCTGGCCGACAAACTCGGCGCCGCCATGGGCGCGTCGCGCGCCGCAGTCGATGCCGGCTTTGTGCCGAACGACTGGCAGGTGGGCCAAACCGGTAAGATTGTCGCACCGCAACTGTATATCGCCGTCGGCATTTCCGGCGCGATCCAGCATCTGGCCGGTATGAAAGACTCCAAGACCATCGTCGCCATCAATAAAGACCCGGAAGCGCCGATTTTCTCGGTGGCCGATTATGGCATCGTCGGCGATCTGTTTGAAGTCGTGCCGCAGCTGGTCAAGGAACTCGGCTGA
- the alaS gene encoding alanine--tRNA ligase, whose amino-acid sequence MKSAEIREKFLKFFESKGHTIVRSSPLVPANDKTLLLTNSGMVQFKDVFLGTDVRPYSRATSVQRCVRAGGKHNDLENVGYTARHHTFFEMLGNFSFGDYFKRDAIRYAWELLTETYALPKEKLWVTVYQEDDEAFDIWAKEVGVPVERIVRIGDNKGARYASDNFWQMADTGPCGPCSEIFYDHGPDVWGGPPGSPEGDGDRYIEIWNLVFMQFNRDEAGNMTPLPKPCVDTGMGMERLCAVLQHVHSNYEIDTFQALIKAAARETGCTDLENNSLKVIADHIRATSFMIVDGIIPSSDGHGYVLRRIIRRALRHGHKLGQSQAFFYKLVEDLDREMGAAYPELREVKQRVMDVLRQEEEKFGETLESGMKILEAALGGGAKQLDGGTAFKLYDTYGFPLDLTADICREREVALDEAGFDAAMENQRKIARAAGKFKGSDIKLDYEGEKNQFVGYEHLQQDSRVLAIYVEGVQVQSATAGQDAIVVLDSTPFYAESGGQCGDSGVLQAAGVRFEVHDTQKVKADVFGHHGHVQSGSLKVGDAVRALVDAELRARTMRNHSATHLMHKALREVLGSHVAQKGSQVDHEKTRFDFSHGAALSAAEIAKVEEIVNREILANSATQAQVMAFDDAVKHGAMALFGEKYGDSVRVLDIGSSRELCGGTHVGRTGDIGLFKIVAEGGVAAGVRRVEAVSGEGALALVQENSRRLQEAAAAFKTQPEELSGKIAQMQDHVKALEKELSQLKAKMAAGKGNDLAAQAIELNGVKLVAAEIDGADVASLRNTADQLKDKLKSAVILLAAKGDGKISLIGAVTSDVCGKVKAGELVGHVAAQVGGKGGGKPEMAQGGGTDLAALPAALASVQGFVAAKLG is encoded by the coding sequence ATGAAATCCGCAGAAATCCGGGAAAAATTCCTCAAATTTTTTGAATCCAAAGGCCATACCATCGTCCGCTCCAGCCCGCTGGTGCCGGCCAATGACAAAACATTGTTGTTGACCAATAGCGGCATGGTGCAATTCAAAGATGTTTTCCTGGGCACAGATGTGCGTCCCTACAGCCGGGCCACTTCGGTGCAGCGCTGTGTGCGCGCCGGCGGCAAGCATAACGATCTGGAAAATGTGGGCTATACCGCGCGCCATCACACTTTCTTTGAAATGCTGGGCAATTTCTCCTTTGGCGATTATTTCAAGCGCGATGCGATCCGCTACGCCTGGGAATTGCTGACCGAAACCTACGCTTTGCCCAAGGAAAAACTGTGGGTCACGGTGTATCAGGAAGATGATGAGGCGTTTGACATCTGGGCCAAGGAAGTCGGGGTGCCGGTCGAGCGCATCGTGCGTATCGGCGACAACAAGGGCGCGCGTTATGCTTCTGATAACTTCTGGCAAATGGCGGATACCGGCCCCTGCGGCCCCTGTTCTGAAATCTTCTACGACCACGGCCCGGACGTGTGGGGCGGCCCTCCGGGCAGCCCGGAAGGCGATGGCGACCGCTATATCGAAATCTGGAATCTGGTGTTCATGCAATTCAACCGCGACGAAGCCGGCAATATGACGCCGCTGCCCAAGCCTTGCGTGGATACCGGCATGGGCATGGAACGTCTGTGCGCGGTGCTGCAACATGTGCACAGCAATTACGAAATCGACACCTTCCAGGCCCTGATCAAAGCCGCTGCGCGCGAAACCGGCTGCACCGATCTGGAAAATAATTCGCTCAAGGTGATCGCCGACCATATCCGCGCCACCAGCTTTATGATTGTCGATGGCATCATCCCCAGCAGCGATGGACACGGTTATGTGTTGCGCCGGATTATCCGCCGCGCGCTGCGCCATGGTCACAAACTGGGCCAAAGCCAGGCGTTTTTCTACAAACTGGTGGAAGATCTGGATCGCGAAATGGGCGCGGCCTACCCCGAGTTGCGCGAAGTCAAACAGCGTGTGATGGATGTGCTGCGCCAGGAAGAAGAGAAATTCGGCGAAACCCTGGAATCCGGTATGAAGATTCTGGAAGCCGCGCTGGGCGGCGGCGCCAAACAATTGGATGGCGGCACCGCCTTCAAACTGTATGACACCTATGGCTTCCCGCTCGATTTGACTGCTGACATTTGCCGCGAGCGCGAAGTGGCGTTGGATGAAGCCGGCTTTGATGCGGCCATGGAAAACCAGCGCAAAATCGCCCGCGCCGCCGGCAAATTCAAAGGCAGCGATATCAAACTTGACTACGAGGGCGAGAAGAATCAATTCGTTGGCTATGAACATTTGCAGCAAGACAGCCGCGTACTGGCGATTTATGTCGAAGGCGTGCAAGTGCAAAGCGCCACCGCCGGTCAGGATGCGATTGTGGTCTTGGACAGCACGCCTTTCTACGCCGAGTCCGGCGGCCAGTGCGGCGACAGCGGCGTATTGCAAGCCGCCGGTGTGCGCTTTGAGGTGCACGATACGCAAAAAGTCAAAGCCGATGTGTTCGGCCACCATGGCCATGTGCAAAGCGGCAGCCTGAAAGTGGGCGATGCGGTGCGCGCGCTGGTTGACGCCGAGTTGCGCGCACGCACCATGCGCAACCACTCCGCCACCCACTTGATGCATAAAGCCCTGCGCGAAGTGCTGGGCAGCCATGTGGCGCAAAAAGGCTCCCAGGTTGATCATGAAAAAACCCGTTTCGACTTTTCTCACGGCGCAGCTTTGAGCGCGGCGGAAATCGCCAAAGTGGAAGAAATCGTCAACCGCGAAATCCTGGCCAACAGCGCAACCCAAGCCCAGGTGATGGCGTTTGACGATGCGGTCAAACACGGCGCCATGGCCCTGTTCGGTGAAAAATATGGCGACAGCGTGCGCGTGCTGGATATCGGTTCTTCGCGCGAGCTGTGCGGCGGCACCCACGTTGGCCGCACCGGCGATATCGGCTTGTTCAAGATTGTCGCGGAAGGCGGCGTCGCCGCCGGCGTGCGCCGTGTGGAAGCGGTGTCCGGCGAAGGCGCGCTCGCGCTGGTGCAGGAAAACAGCCGCCGTCTGCAGGAAGCCGCTGCCGCCTTCAAAACCCAGCCGGAAGAATTGAGCGGCAAAATCGCCCAGATGCAAGACCATGTCAAAGCGCTGGAAAAAGAGTTGTCCCAGTTGAAAGCCAAGATGGCGGCAGGCAAGGGCAATGATCTGGCGGCGCAGGCGATTGAGTTGAACGGCGTGAAACTGGTGGCGGCGGAAATCGACGGCGCTGATGTGGCCAGCCTGCGCAATACGGCTGACCAGTTGAAAGACAAATTGAAGAGCGCGGTGATTTTGCTGGCCGCCAAAGGCGATGGCAAGATCAGCCTGATCGGTGCGGTCACATCTGATGTGTGCGGCAAAGTCAAAGCCGGCGAATTGGTTGGCCATGTCGCGGCGCAAGTCGGCGGCAAGGGCGGCGGCAAGCCGGAAATGGCGCAGGGCGGTGGCACGGATCTGGCCGCGCTGCCGGCGGCGCTGGCCAGCGTGCAAGGCTTTGTCGCCGCCAAGCTGGGCTGA
- a CDS encoding sulfurtransferase TusA family protein has product MEYDKELDARGLHCPLPILKAKKALADMFSGEVLRIVATDRGSVRDFQAFAKQTGNELLLHSQNDNEFIFFLQRK; this is encoded by the coding sequence ATGGAATACGACAAAGAGCTTGACGCACGCGGCCTGCATTGCCCGCTGCCGATTTTGAAGGCCAAGAAAGCCCTGGCCGATATGTTCAGCGGCGAAGTGCTGCGCATCGTCGCCACCGACCGCGGTTCTGTCCGCGATTTCCAAGCGTTTGCGAAACAAACCGGCAATGAATTGCTGCTGCACTCGCAAAACGACAACGAATTTATCTTCTTCCTGCAACGCAAATAA
- a CDS encoding acetyl-CoA C-acetyltransferase: MNQALIYDVSRTPRGKGKKDGSLHTVKPVDLLAGLMREMRQRLQLNTALVDDAVIGCVTPVADQGACIAKTALLAADWDTQCAGVQINRFCASGLEAVNMAAQKVAAGWDQLVLAGGVESMSRVPMGYDGGAWAADPATSMQTGFVPQGIGADLIATLAGFSREELDRFALASQQKAAAARAAGRFKSMKPVYDMNGALLLAEDEFIKADSSLEGLAKLKPAFEQLGGMGFDAVALAKYPHLEQIQHLHSAGNSSGIVDGAALCLIGNQAIGDMLGLRARARIVACAVTSTEPTIMLTGPAPATRKALAMAGLTVEQIDLFEVNEAFASVVLRFARELDVPLEKINVNGGAIALGHPLGATGCILIGTLLDELELRQARYGLATLCVGGGMGIATIIERI, encoded by the coding sequence ATGAATCAAGCCTTGATCTACGATGTCAGCCGCACACCACGCGGCAAGGGGAAGAAAGATGGCAGCTTGCATACCGTCAAGCCGGTCGATTTATTGGCCGGCTTGATGCGTGAAATGCGCCAGCGCCTGCAGCTCAATACCGCGCTGGTGGATGACGCCGTGATCGGCTGCGTCACGCCGGTGGCGGATCAGGGCGCCTGTATCGCCAAGACCGCTCTCTTGGCTGCAGACTGGGACACACAGTGCGCCGGGGTGCAGATCAACCGGTTTTGCGCTTCCGGCCTGGAGGCGGTGAATATGGCGGCGCAAAAAGTCGCCGCCGGCTGGGATCAATTGGTGTTGGCGGGCGGGGTCGAGAGTATGTCGCGCGTGCCCATGGGTTATGACGGGGGCGCCTGGGCCGCAGATCCGGCCACCAGCATGCAGACCGGCTTTGTGCCGCAAGGCATTGGCGCGGATTTGATCGCCACCCTGGCCGGCTTTTCGCGTGAGGAATTAGACCGCTTTGCCCTGGCTTCGCAACAAAAAGCCGCCGCCGCGCGCGCCGCCGGCCGCTTTAAGAGCATGAAGCCGGTGTATGATATGAATGGCGCGCTGCTTTTAGCGGAAGATGAATTCATCAAAGCCGACAGCTCGCTGGAAGGCCTGGCCAAACTGAAACCGGCGTTTGAACAATTGGGCGGCATGGGTTTTGATGCGGTGGCGCTGGCCAAATATCCGCACCTTGAGCAAATCCAGCATCTGCACAGCGCCGGCAATTCCTCCGGCATCGTCGATGGCGCTGCGCTGTGCCTGATCGGCAATCAAGCCATTGGCGACATGCTGGGTTTGCGTGCGCGGGCGCGCATCGTGGCCTGCGCTGTCACCTCCACCGAACCGACGATTATGCTGACCGGCCCGGCCCCGGCCACGCGCAAGGCGCTGGCGATGGCCGGTTTGACGGTGGAGCAAATTGATTTGTTTGAAGTCAATGAAGCCTTCGCCTCGGTGGTGTTGCGCTTTGCGCGCGAACTCGATGTGCCGCTGGAAAAAATCAATGTGAACGGCGGTGCGATTGCGCTGGGCCATCCGCTGGGCGCAACCGGCTGCATCTTGATCGGCACGCTGCTTGATGAATTGGAATTACGTCAGGCGCGCTATGGTCTGGCGACTTTATGTGTGGGCGGCGGCATGGGCATCGCCACCATTATTGAACGTATTTAA
- a CDS encoding GNAT family N-acetyltransferase yields MHARLEKIAPEQITIRRATAADATAMAQVAASPGTYQNTLQLPYANLPLWQGRVGKFDPLLTSLLAEVEGEVVGMAALLQESQLRRRHAASLGMMVAGPWIGRGIGGALLHALLEMADNWLQIVRIELNVYEDNAAAIALYRKFGFELEGMRRADAMRNGAFANSLVMARIKALPRL; encoded by the coding sequence ATGCATGCGCGGCTTGAGAAAATTGCGCCGGAACAGATAACGATCCGGCGCGCCACTGCAGCCGATGCCACCGCCATGGCGCAGGTGGCGGCCTCGCCTGGAACCTATCAGAATACCCTGCAGCTGCCCTACGCCAATCTGCCGCTGTGGCAGGGGCGGGTGGGGAAATTTGACCCACTCCTCACCTCCTTGCTGGCGGAAGTGGAGGGGGAGGTGGTTGGCATGGCCGCCCTGCTGCAGGAAAGTCAACTGCGGCGGCGCCATGCGGCATCGCTCGGCATGATGGTGGCGGGGCCTTGGATCGGGCGTGGCATCGGCGGCGCTTTGCTGCATGCTTTGCTGGAGATGGCCGATAATTGGCTGCAAATCGTGCGCATCGAACTCAATGTGTATGAAGACAATGCCGCTGCAATCGCGCTTTACCGCAAATTCGGCTTTGAACTGGAAGGCATGCGGCGGGCTGACGCCATGCGCAATGGCGCTTTTGCCAACAGCCTGGTGATGGCGCGCATCAAAGCTTTGCCGCGCTTGTGA
- a CDS encoding YaeQ family protein produces the protein MALKSSIYKAQLNVADMERNHFADYSLTLARHPSETEERLMMRILAFAMRAQERLEPARGLSDVEEPDLWAKDYGGQILEWIELGQPDEKRLQKAQSKSDSVWVLCYNHAAHVWFKQLEGKLARSDRLQIWHLPSQQAQSLAAACQRNMQVQVTLQEGSIWFTVDQQAFELQPARWL, from the coding sequence ATGGCGCTCAAATCCAGTATCTACAAAGCTCAATTAAATGTCGCCGACATGGAGCGCAATCACTTTGCTGATTACAGCTTAACCCTGGCGCGCCACCCTTCGGAAACCGAAGAGCGTTTGATGATGCGCATTCTGGCCTTCGCCATGCGCGCGCAAGAGCGCTTAGAACCGGCGCGCGGTTTATCCGATGTGGAAGAGCCTGATTTATGGGCGAAAGATTATGGCGGCCAGATTCTGGAATGGATAGAACTGGGCCAGCCGGATGAAAAACGCCTGCAAAAAGCGCAAAGCAAGTCCGACAGCGTCTGGGTCTTGTGCTACAACCATGCCGCGCATGTCTGGTTTAAACAATTGGAAGGCAAACTGGCGCGCAGCGACCGCCTGCAAATCTGGCATCTGCCCAGCCAGCAGGCGCAAAGTCTGGCCGCCGCCTGCCAGCGCAATATGCAGGTGCAAGTCACGCTGCAGGAAGGCAGCATCTGGTTCACCGTGGATCAACAAGCGTTTGAGCTGCAGCCTGCGCGCTGGTTGTAA
- a CDS encoding DNA alkylation repair protein — MPTPAAQAHACLQAVADASAAPAMQAYMKHHFAFFGIATPKRRAAIRELGVRWRERTALLQACAALWDYPQRECHYVALDWLWQYRKLLLQEDIVWLRQLARRHVWWDSIDGFAKIIGYLVLHAPDQPAAQAAMQDALQDADFWQRRIAMLHQLPCKEKTDQARLFAFALALAHEKEFFIRKAIGWALREYARVAPQAVAAFLAQHRERFSGLTLREAAKHLRDE; from the coding sequence ATGCCCACTCCAGCCGCCCAAGCACACGCCTGCCTGCAAGCCGTGGCCGACGCCAGCGCCGCGCCCGCTATGCAGGCGTATATGAAACATCACTTTGCATTCTTTGGCATTGCCACGCCGAAACGGCGCGCGGCGATACGCGAGCTGGGCGTGCGCTGGCGCGAACGCACAGCTTTGCTGCAAGCCTGCGCTGCATTGTGGGACTATCCGCAGCGCGAATGTCATTACGTCGCACTCGACTGGCTGTGGCAATACCGCAAACTCTTGCTGCAAGAAGATATCGTCTGGCTGCGCCAACTCGCGCGCCGTCATGTATGGTGGGACAGTATTGACGGCTTCGCCAAAATCATCGGCTATCTGGTGCTGCATGCGCCGGATCAGCCGGCAGCGCAAGCCGCCATGCAAGACGCGCTGCAGGATGCTGATTTCTGGCAACGCCGCATCGCCATGCTGCACCAATTGCCCTGCAAAGAAAAAACCGACCAGGCGCGCCTGTTTGCCTTTGCCCTGGCGCTGGCGCATGAAAAGGAATTTTTCATCCGCAAAGCGATAGGCTGGGCGCTGCGGGAATATGCGCGCGTTGCGCCGCAGGCGGTGGCTGCGTTTTTAGCACAGCATCGCGAACGTTTTTCAGGCTTGACCTTGCGCGAGGCGGCTAAGCATTTAAGGGACGAATAG
- a CDS encoding electron transfer flavoprotein subunit beta/FixA family protein, with product MKVLVPVKRVVDYNVKVRVKSDGSGVDIANVKMSMNPFDEIAMEEAMRLKEAGKVSEVVAVSCGVTQCQETLRTAMAIGADRGILVESAAELEPLAVAKLLKAVADKEQAQLIILGKQAIDDDCNQTGQMLAALLDWPQATFASKVVLEDGKVSVTREVDGGLETVALKLPAIITTDLRLNEPRYVTLPNIMKAKKKPLDTVKPEDLGVNVAPRLKTLKVAEPAKRSAGIKVADAAALVAKLKTEAKVL from the coding sequence ATGAAAGTATTGGTGCCAGTCAAACGTGTGGTTGACTACAACGTCAAGGTGCGTGTCAAATCGGATGGCAGCGGTGTCGATATCGCCAACGTCAAGATGTCGATGAACCCTTTCGATGAAATCGCGATGGAAGAGGCGATGCGTCTGAAAGAAGCTGGCAAGGTCAGCGAAGTGGTGGCCGTTTCCTGCGGCGTGACCCAGTGCCAGGAAACCCTGCGCACCGCGATGGCCATCGGCGCCGATCGCGGGATTCTGGTCGAATCCGCCGCCGAATTAGAGCCGCTGGCCGTGGCCAAACTCTTGAAAGCGGTGGCTGACAAGGAGCAGGCGCAATTGATCATTCTGGGCAAGCAGGCGATTGATGACGATTGCAATCAAACCGGCCAGATGCTGGCCGCATTGCTGGACTGGCCGCAAGCCACTTTCGCCTCCAAAGTCGTGCTGGAAGACGGCAAAGTCAGCGTCACGCGCGAAGTGGACGGCGGCCTGGAAACCGTGGCCCTGAAACTGCCGGCCATCATCACCACCGACCTGCGTTTGAACGAGCCGCGTTATGTCACGCTGCCCAATATCATGAAGGCCAAGAAAAAGCCGCTCGACACCGTCAAGCCTGAAGATCTGGGCGTCAACGTCGCGCCGCGCTTGAAGACGCTGAAAGTGGCGGAACCGGCCAAGCGCTCCGCCGGCATCAAGGTGGCGGACGCCGCCGCCCTGGTCGCCAAGCTCAAGACCGAAGCCAAGGTGCTGTGA
- a CDS encoding acyl-CoA dehydrogenase yields MTYSAPIKDIKFAINELAGLAQVAALPGCADATPDTVEAVLEEYAKFCAEVVAPLNHDGDKAPSFWQEGKVTTSKGFKEAFKAYGEAGWQGVQHPAEFGGQGLPKLVATPCLEMLNAANISFALCPLLSDGAIEALLTAGSQEQKDIYLHKLVSGEWTGTMNLTEPQAGSDLAAVRTRAEPQADGSYKIFGTKIFITYGEHDMADNIIHLVLARTPDAPPGVKGISLFIVPKFMVNADGSLGARNDAHCVSIEHKLGIKASPTAVLQFGDHGGAVGFLVGEENRGLEYMFIMMNAARFGVGMQGIGLSERAYQQAVGYARDRVQSRDVGGSPAAVSIIHHPDVRRMLLSMRSQIEAARALSYVAAAISDHAHHHADEAVRKQNQAVYEYLVPIVKGWSTEISIDIASTGVQVHGGMGFIEETGAAQHYRDAKILTIYEGTTAIQANDLVGRKTVRDNGAVGKYLVGQVLQTAESLMQHSDESLRGLGNVLQMHAGLLQNVVEFVAANAREKVREVYAGSVPYLKMAGVVLGGWQMGRAALIASQRLQEGAADAAFYRAKLASASFYMSHILPQAAALGTSVLTGGDAVMAMEIEQY; encoded by the coding sequence ATGACATACAGCGCACCTATCAAAGACATCAAATTCGCCATCAATGAATTAGCCGGCCTGGCGCAAGTCGCTGCGCTGCCGGGTTGCGCAGACGCCACCCCGGACACCGTGGAAGCGGTGCTGGAGGAATACGCCAAGTTCTGCGCCGAAGTGGTGGCCCCGTTGAACCATGATGGCGATAAAGCCCCCAGTTTCTGGCAGGAAGGCAAAGTCACCACCAGCAAGGGTTTTAAAGAAGCGTTCAAGGCGTATGGCGAAGCCGGCTGGCAAGGGGTGCAGCATCCGGCGGAATTCGGTGGCCAGGGCTTGCCCAAGCTGGTCGCCACGCCCTGTCTGGAAATGTTGAATGCGGCGAATATTTCCTTCGCCCTCTGCCCGCTGCTTTCGGATGGCGCGATTGAAGCGCTGTTGACCGCCGGCAGCCAGGAACAAAAAGACATCTATTTGCATAAGCTGGTGTCGGGCGAGTGGACCGGCACCATGAATCTGACCGAACCGCAAGCCGGTTCCGATCTGGCGGCGGTGCGCACCCGCGCCGAGCCGCAGGCCGATGGCAGCTACAAGATTTTCGGCACCAAGATTTTCATCACCTACGGCGAGCACGATATGGCCGACAACATCATTCACCTGGTGTTGGCGCGCACACCCGATGCGCCGCCGGGGGTGAAGGGCATTTCCCTGTTCATCGTGCCCAAGTTCATGGTGAATGCTGACGGCAGCCTGGGCGCGCGCAATGATGCGCACTGCGTCTCGATTGAGCACAAACTGGGCATCAAAGCCAGCCCGACCGCCGTGCTGCAATTCGGCGACCATGGCGGCGCTGTCGGTTTCCTGGTGGGTGAGGAAAACCGTGGTCTGGAATATATGTTCATCATGATGAATGCGGCCCGTTTCGGCGTTGGCATGCAGGGCATCGGCTTATCTGAGCGCGCCTATCAGCAGGCGGTCGGCTATGCGCGCGACCGCGTGCAATCGCGCGATGTGGGCGGCTCGCCGGCGGCGGTTTCCATCATCCATCACCCGGACGTGCGCCGCATGCTGCTCTCGATGCGCAGCCAGATCGAAGCCGCGCGCGCGCTGTCCTATGTGGCGGCGGCCATCAGCGACCATGCGCACCACCACGCTGACGAAGCAGTGCGCAAGCAAAATCAGGCGGTGTATGAATATCTGGTGCCGATTGTCAAAGGCTGGAGCACGGAAATCTCGATCGACATCGCCTCCACCGGCGTGCAAGTGCATGGCGGCATGGGCTTTATCGAAGAAACCGGCGCGGCGCAGCACTATCGCGACGCCAAGATTTTGACGATTTACGAAGGCACCACCGCAATTCAGGCGAACGACCTGGTGGGGCGCAAAACCGTGCGCGACAATGGCGCAGTCGGTAAATATCTGGTCGGCCAGGTCTTGCAAACCGCAGAAAGCCTGATGCAGCACAGCGATGAGAGCTTGCGCGGCCTGGGCAATGTCTTGCAGATGCACGCCGGTCTGCTGCAAAACGTGGTCGAATTTGTGGCCGCCAATGCGCGTGAAAAAGTGCGTGAAGTGTATGCCGGCAGCGTGCCGTATCTGAAGATGGCGGGCGTGGTGTTAGGCGGCTGGCAAATGGGCCGCGCCGCGTTGATCGCTTCCCAGCGTTTGCAGGAAGGCGCAGCCGACGCCGCGTTTTATCGCGCCAAGCTGGCCAGCGCCAGTTTCTATATGTCGCACATCCTGCCGCAAGCGGCAGCCTTGGGCACATCGGTGCTGACCGGCGGCGATGCGGTGATGGCGATGGAAATCGAGCAATATTAA